Proteins co-encoded in one Dehalogenimonas sp. WBC-2 genomic window:
- a CDS encoding ATP-grasp superfamily-like protein, producing MGYNIKKEPKLNNPDLIVGWPGIGNVGLLAVETLWRQLEAEHLAEIEPEQFFYPNGLIIKNSILENLSFPVSRFYFKRLPHRDLIFFTGEEQPADAGSTYASGIKAYEMANLVLDVAEHFGCKRVFTSGAAVSAIHHNAVPGVWAVASDTALLAAINQSRGNHLKSELQGRGAQANISGLNGLLVGMAARRGLPAACLMGEIPDYLARSPMPYPAAVKSVLEVMKGFLGLTLDYSELDEMHRQMKDVVDQFFNQFPDEIKEKLSQRHQLAAQVQSGDAITDEDKKWLEDHIDELFQPEAGGDDRAA from the coding sequence ATGGGTTATAACATCAAAAAGGAACCAAAACTCAATAATCCTGACCTTATTGTCGGTTGGCCGGGCATCGGCAACGTCGGACTACTGGCGGTGGAAACACTTTGGCGACAACTAGAAGCCGAACATCTTGCTGAAATTGAGCCAGAGCAGTTTTTTTACCCCAATGGCTTGATTATCAAAAACAGCATATTAGAGAATTTGAGCTTTCCTGTTAGCCGTTTTTACTTTAAAAGATTGCCTCATCGGGATCTGATATTTTTTACCGGGGAAGAACAGCCAGCTGATGCCGGCTCTACTTATGCTTCAGGCATTAAGGCCTATGAAATGGCAAACCTGGTTTTGGACGTGGCTGAGCATTTCGGCTGCAAGAGAGTATTTACTTCCGGCGCTGCGGTAAGTGCTATACATCACAATGCCGTGCCCGGAGTTTGGGCTGTAGCCTCTGACACAGCTCTTTTGGCAGCAATCAATCAAAGCCGCGGCAATCATTTGAAAAGCGAACTTCAGGGACGGGGTGCTCAAGCCAATATCAGCGGTTTGAACGGTTTGTTGGTGGGCATGGCAGCAAGGCGGGGTTTACCTGCAGCCTGTTTGATGGGAGAGATTCCGGATTACCTTGCCAGGTCACCAATGCCGTACCCTGCAGCGGTCAAATCAGTGCTTGAAGTTATGAAAGGCTTTCTTGGTTTGACACTTGATTATTCAGAACTGGATGAAATGCACCGTCAAATGAAAGATGTGGTGGACCAGTTCTTTAACCAATTCCCTGATGAGATCAAAGAAAAATTATCCCAACGTCATCAGTTGGCGGCTCAAGTCCAAAGTGGAGATGCCATAACCGACGAAGATAAAAAATGGTTGGAAGATCATATAGACGAGTTGTTCCAGCCAGAAGCAGGTGGGGATGATCGGGCGGCTTAA
- a CDS encoding peptide chain release factor 3 has translation MEIISQESKPGLESFAKEVSRRRTFAIISHPDAGKTTLTEKFLLYAGAVNLAGSVRARASQQHTASDWMTIEKQRGISISATALEMEYKGYHINLLDTPGHQDFSEDTYRTLMAVDSAVMVLDSAKGIEPQTEKLFRVCRMRQIPILTFINKMDHPGRDPLALIDEIERMLGITAVPMNWPVGEAPDFQGVYDLPNNKILRFQRTEHNKFKAPVQVSGIDDPVLPGLLGEKAYDKLVEDTDLLAGVVSKFDQARFLSGDMTPVFFGSALNNFGVAAFLDAVLELAPPPVVRKTEQGIIDPIDDVFRGFVFKLQANMDPKHRDRMAFMRICSGHFQKDMLVLNPRLKQNIRLSQAFRLFGRERESVEEAFPGDVIGVISPGLLTIGDTVTTGKPIEFAKIPIFPPEHFATLYNSDVARYKQFNKGLEQLEEEGAVQVFYDADSMRREPILAAVGELQFDVVIGRLKDEYGVTAQLSRLGLIGARWARSTKATPDKMSLSRNVRRCRDRNGNAVILYSSQWELDYFIKENPNFTLTEMI, from the coding sequence TTGGAAATTATTTCTCAGGAATCTAAACCAGGATTAGAGTCATTTGCCAAGGAAGTATCGCGGCGGCGCACCTTTGCTATCATATCTCACCCTGATGCAGGTAAAACAACGCTAACTGAAAAGTTTTTACTCTATGCCGGGGCGGTGAATTTAGCCGGGTCGGTTAGAGCCCGCGCCAGCCAGCAGCATACCGCTTCTGACTGGATGACCATCGAAAAACAACGTGGTATCTCAATATCCGCAACGGCGCTGGAAATGGAATACAAGGGCTACCATATCAACTTGCTCGATACCCCGGGTCACCAGGACTTCAGTGAAGATACATACCGCACACTGATGGCAGTGGACAGTGCGGTCATGGTGCTTGATAGCGCCAAGGGTATTGAGCCGCAGACGGAAAAACTTTTCCGTGTTTGCCGTATGCGGCAGATACCGATTCTCACTTTTATCAACAAGATGGATCATCCTGGAAGGGATCCGCTGGCCTTAATTGATGAGATTGAGCGCATGCTGGGCATAACGGCTGTACCTATGAACTGGCCGGTGGGTGAAGCCCCTGATTTTCAGGGAGTGTATGACCTGCCCAACAATAAAATATTGCGTTTTCAGAGGACAGAACATAATAAGTTCAAAGCCCCGGTTCAGGTTTCCGGTATAGATGATCCGGTTTTACCAGGACTGCTTGGTGAAAAAGCCTACGATAAACTGGTGGAAGATACAGACCTGTTGGCTGGGGTAGTCAGCAAGTTTGACCAGGCAAGGTTTCTATCCGGTGACATGACGCCGGTATTTTTTGGCAGCGCCCTCAATAATTTCGGGGTGGCGGCATTTTTGGATGCCGTGCTTGAGTTAGCGCCGCCTCCGGTTGTCCGCAAGACCGAACAGGGTATCATTGATCCAATAGACGATGTATTTCGGGGCTTCGTGTTCAAGCTCCAGGCCAATATGGATCCAAAACATCGTGACCGCATGGCATTTATGCGCATCTGTTCCGGCCATTTTCAAAAAGATATGCTGGTCTTGAATCCCAGGCTGAAGCAGAATATCCGGCTGTCACAAGCCTTCCGGCTTTTCGGGCGGGAGCGTGAATCGGTTGAAGAGGCGTTTCCCGGTGATGTCATAGGCGTTATCAGTCCCGGGCTATTGACCATTGGGGACACGGTCACAACCGGAAAACCGATTGAGTTCGCAAAAATTCCGATCTTTCCACCGGAACATTTCGCTACCCTCTATAACTCAGATGTCGCACGCTACAAGCAATTCAACAAGGGCTTAGAGCAGCTGGAAGAAGAAGGGGCGGTGCAGGTGTTTTACGATGCAGACAGCATGCGGCGGGAGCCGATCTTAGCGGCGGTGGGTGAACTCCAGTTCGATGTGGTAATCGGCCGATTAAAAGATGAATACGGCGTTACGGCGCAGTTATCGCGTTTAGGCTTAATAGGCGCCAGGTGGGCCAGATCAACAAAGGCCACCCCTGATAAGATGTCTTTGTCCCGTAATGTGCGCCGCTGCCGGGACCGCAACGGCAACGCCGTGATTTTGTATTCTTCACAATGGGAACTGGATTATTTCATTAAGGAAAATCCCAATTTTACGCTGACAGAGATGATCTAG
- the oppA gene encoding oligopeptide ABC transporter OppA (periplasmic oligopeptide-binding protein) has translation MKKYLVVFIAALLISGSLLTGCSVSDDQSPDQNTTGGRLTLAASEPYNLDPARVGDAGALTFITQVFSGLVKISNDGVLPDIAQSWTISDDGTVYTFNLRHDVKFHDGRLVTAADFKFSWQRALLPATGSTTARTYLGDIVGAAAILAGETSELTGVRVIDDYTLEVTIDMPRSYFLSKLTYATASVVDEQNVSQGGEWWRAPNGTGPFKLTDWTVNVNIILQKNPDYYDGVPALDSVVFRFLAGRPMDLYETGQIDVAEVDLAYIDRVLDISGPFASEAQVVSQLSFYFMGLNAAAAPFDDPLIRQAFALALDREELLRLVFNNTPQGAEGIVPPGIPGYDPNITGLGFDIVKAKALIAQSKYGSVANLPEITLTTLGYGGLISAELEAVIYQWQVNLGVEVKVRQLEPEQFLYNLKEEKDQIYYQGWIADYPHQQNFLELLFRTGADNNWGEYSNLEVDRLLDEAAGLTDILQSQALYQQIEQILVTDAAVWPYYFGRSFILVAPYVKGYELNPLGVPLLQNVTVDRVITPPSGLTVS, from the coding sequence ATGAAAAAATACTTAGTCGTCTTTATCGCCGCTTTGCTCATTTCTGGTTCATTATTGACAGGTTGTTCTGTTTCCGATGACCAGTCTCCAGACCAGAATACTACTGGCGGCCGTCTCACGCTGGCCGCCTCTGAGCCTTATAACCTGGACCCGGCGCGGGTAGGTGATGCGGGTGCTTTGACTTTTATCACCCAAGTTTTCAGCGGTCTGGTGAAAATATCTAATGATGGGGTTCTACCGGATATCGCGCAGAGCTGGACTATCAGCGATGACGGTACCGTCTACACTTTTAATTTACGCCATGACGTCAAGTTTCATGACGGGCGGCTGGTTACTGCTGCTGATTTTAAATTCTCCTGGCAACGTGCGCTGTTGCCGGCTACCGGCAGCACTACGGCGCGGACATATCTTGGCGATATCGTCGGTGCGGCAGCCATACTGGCTGGTGAAACCTCGGAACTGACTGGTGTGCGGGTCATTGATGATTACACATTGGAAGTGACTATTGATATGCCGCGGTCATATTTCCTATCCAAATTGACCTATGCTACCGCCAGCGTAGTTGATGAGCAGAATGTGTCCCAGGGTGGTGAATGGTGGCGTGCCCCCAATGGCACCGGACCATTCAAACTTACTGATTGGACTGTCAACGTAAATATAATATTACAAAAGAACCCGGATTATTATGACGGCGTGCCGGCTCTGGATAGTGTGGTTTTCCGCTTCCTGGCTGGTCGCCCCATGGATCTTTATGAGACTGGCCAGATTGACGTTGCTGAGGTAGATCTGGCCTATATTGATCGTGTGCTGGATATCAGCGGCCCGTTCGCCAGTGAGGCTCAAGTGGTCTCTCAGCTCAGCTTCTATTTTATGGGTCTCAATGCCGCTGCGGCACCGTTTGATGACCCGCTTATCCGGCAGGCCTTTGCCCTGGCTCTGGACCGGGAGGAATTATTGAGGCTTGTTTTCAATAATACACCTCAAGGTGCTGAGGGTATTGTGCCTCCTGGTATTCCGGGCTATGACCCCAATATTACTGGCTTGGGTTTTGATATCGTCAAAGCCAAGGCACTTATTGCCCAATCAAAATATGGCAGCGTTGCCAACTTGCCGGAAATTACTTTGACCACATTGGGCTACGGCGGACTGATATCAGCGGAATTGGAAGCTGTCATCTACCAGTGGCAAGTGAACCTGGGGGTTGAGGTCAAGGTTCGTCAGCTTGAGCCTGAACAGTTCCTTTACAATCTCAAAGAAGAGAAAGATCAGATTTACTATCAGGGTTGGATTGCTGATTATCCTCATCAGCAAAATTTTCTTGAACTACTTTTTAGAACTGGCGCTGACAACAACTGGGGTGAATACTCCAACCTTGAGGTTGACCGGTTGCTTGATGAGGCCGCAGGACTTACTGACATCTTGCAAAGCCAGGCATTGTATCAGCAGATTGAACAGATACTGGTAACCGATGCCGCCGTATGGCCGTATTATTTTGGCCGGAGCTTCATACTGGTGGCGCCTTACGTTAAGGGCTATGAACTCAATCCCTTGGGGGTGCCTCTGCTACAGAATGTCACCGTTGATCGTGTCATTACGCCGCCTAGCGGTCTTACCGTAAGCTAA
- a CDS encoding tryptophan synthase beta chain like has translation MDRTKYFLNEKDMPTSWYNIQADLPVPLAPYLHPGTKKPLGPEDLTPLFPMEIIKQEVSQERYIDIPGEVIDIYRSWRPTTLFRAHRLEKALQTPAKIFYKYEGSSPAGSHKPNTAVPQAYYNKKEGVKRLTTETGAGQWGSSLAFACNQFGIELKVYMVKVSYQQKPYRRMMMETWGAQCVPSPSLDTNSGRAALAEDPNNPGSLGLAISEAVEDAAPRADSHYSLGSVMNHVLMHQTVIGLESIKQMEMAGEYPDIVIGCVGGGSNFGGMALPFVHQNLTAGKTTRIIAVEPTSCPSLTKGLFAYDFGDVAGIAPITKMFTLGRKFMPPPVHAGGLRYHGMSPIVSHLHKLGLIEARAVYQLPTFEAGIQFARTEGFISAPETNHAIRATIDEAIKCRESGEKKVILFNHSGHGHFDMSAYEAYLSGKLTDYEYPEAKVKEALKDLPQCNMG, from the coding sequence ATGGATCGCACAAAATATTTCCTGAACGAAAAGGACATGCCAACCAGTTGGTACAATATTCAGGCTGATTTGCCGGTACCGCTTGCGCCCTACTTACACCCCGGTACCAAAAAACCGCTAGGCCCCGAGGATTTAACACCTCTTTTCCCTATGGAAATTATCAAACAAGAGGTCTCACAAGAACGCTACATTGATATTCCGGGCGAAGTCATTGACATATACCGTAGCTGGAGACCAACGACTCTCTTCCGTGCGCATCGATTGGAAAAGGCGCTTCAGACTCCAGCCAAAATCTTTTACAAATATGAAGGGTCCAGTCCCGCCGGGAGTCACAAGCCCAATACCGCTGTCCCTCAGGCTTATTACAACAAGAAAGAGGGTGTTAAACGCCTGACCACAGAAACCGGTGCCGGCCAGTGGGGTAGTTCGTTGGCTTTTGCCTGTAACCAGTTCGGTATTGAACTTAAAGTATATATGGTGAAGGTAAGTTATCAACAAAAACCTTATCGCCGTATGATGATGGAAACCTGGGGTGCCCAATGCGTCCCCAGCCCCAGCCTTGATACCAATTCAGGCCGTGCCGCTCTGGCAGAGGACCCAAACAATCCTGGCAGCCTTGGTTTGGCTATTTCAGAGGCTGTTGAGGACGCTGCGCCTCGGGCCGACTCACACTATTCTTTGGGTAGTGTCATGAATCATGTGCTGATGCACCAAACGGTTATCGGTCTGGAGTCCATAAAACAGATGGAAATGGCCGGAGAATATCCGGATATTGTGATTGGCTGTGTCGGTGGTGGCAGTAATTTCGGAGGCATGGCATTACCTTTCGTCCACCAAAACCTTACTGCCGGAAAAACTACCCGAATCATCGCCGTCGAACCAACCAGTTGCCCCAGCTTGACCAAGGGGTTGTTCGCTTACGACTTTGGTGATGTGGCAGGGATTGCCCCCATTACCAAAATGTTCACATTGGGACGAAAATTTATGCCCCCCCCCGTACATGCCGGCGGTTTACGATACCATGGCATGTCCCCAATCGTATCTCACCTTCATAAATTAGGTCTCATAGAAGCCAGGGCTGTCTATCAGTTGCCAACCTTTGAGGCCGGCATTCAATTTGCTCGTACCGAAGGGTTTATTAGTGCACCGGAGACCAATCACGCTATTCGTGCCACTATCGATGAAGCCATCAAGTGCCGTGAATCAGGCGAAAAGAAGGTTATTCTGTTCAATCACTCCGGTCATGGCCATTTCGATATGTCAGCGTATGAGGCCTATCTCTCCGGCAAACTCACCGATTATGAGTATCCGGAAGCCAAGGTAAAAGAGGCACTCAAAGATCTGCCTCAATGTAATATGGGTTAA